One window from the genome of Esox lucius isolate fEsoLuc1 chromosome 23, fEsoLuc1.pri, whole genome shotgun sequence encodes:
- the si:dkey-5i3.5 gene encoding uncharacterized protein si:dkey-5i3.5 isoform X1, translating to MDGFSSLVGIFKSFLGFICRIFYSLSDLDMSVMVGRVNVQRVTRSITYYYTSRTPWGNSSSHSPPTLSPLPSKTDTPPTSRPNLSDLPSHPVVSSSLTPSTSDVPKHSASLTSTPTRPLLLLFPWLGARPSAVAKYQNIYLDRGLDVLTVNSDVWHFLWPRWGLEYAAEVLDILDDHRFKGRPLLVHAFSIGGYTFSQMLTQVVRAPDKYPGLAQRVVGHVYDSMVVGTLEHMATGLGKTMFPRVEPLVRHTAMFYFWLFKSKTVDYYDRAIKVIYDNPITAPALFFFCENDALCDPVAVEAIIDTWRRRGVTVDAKKWKESVHAGHLRCHPEEYLSTLERCLNLPLIRSKM from the exons ATGGATGGGTTTTCATCTCTAGTAGGGATTTTCAAAAGTTTCCTTGGATTCATTTGCAGAATATT TTACTCCCTATCTGATTTAGACATGTCTGTGATGGTGGGACGGGTCAATGTCCAGAGGGTGACGCGAAGCATCACATACTACTACACCAGCCGGACGCCATGGGGCAATTCCTCGTCCCACTCTCCTCCCACcctgtcccctctcccctctaaGACGGACACTCCTCCCACCTCCCGCCCCAATCTATCAGACTTGCCCTCCCACCCTGTCGTGAGCTCATCTCTCACACCTTCCACTTCGGATGTACCAAAACATTCGGCGTCCTTGACCTCCACTCCTACCCGTCCCCTTCTACTCCTTTTTCCGTGGCTCGGTGCCCGGCCCAGCGCTGTGGCAAAGTACCAAAACATCTACCTGGACCGCGGCCTGGACGTCCTGACGGTGAATAGCGACGTGTGGCACTTTCTGTGGCCCCGCTGGGGGCTGGAGTATGCGGCAGAGGTCCTGGACATCCTGGATGACCATCGTTTCAAAGGGCGCCCCCTTCTGGTTCATGCCTTCTCCATCGGCGGGTACACCTTCTCCCAAATGCTTACCCAGGTGGTCCGGGCACCAGACAAGTACCCGGGCCTGGCCCAGCGGGTTGTGGGACATGTGTACGACAGCATGGTGGTCGGGACGCTGGAGCACATGGCTACGG gtttgGGCAAGACTATGTTCCCTCGCGTGGAGCCGTTGGTGCGACATACCGCCATGTTCTACTTCTGGCTATTCAAGTCCAAAACGGTGGACTACTATGACCGGGCCATCAAGGTGATCTACGACAACCCCATCACCGCCCCCGCCCTCTTCTTCTTCTGCGAAAACGATGCGCTGTGTGACCCCGTCGCCGTGGAGGCCATCATCGACacgtggaggaggaggggcgtCACCGTGGATGCCAAGAAGTGGAAGGAGTCTGTCCACGCCGGTCACCTGCGCTGTCACCCAGAGGAGTACCTCTCCACGTTGGAGAGATGTTTGAATCTGCCCCTGATCAGGTCCAAGATGT
- the si:dkey-5i3.5 gene encoding uncharacterized protein si:dkey-5i3.5 isoform X3, translated as MSVMVGRVNVQRVTRSITYYYTSRTPWGNSSSHSPPTLSPLPSKTDTPPTSRPNLSDLPSHPVVSSSLTPSTSDVPKHSASLTSTPTRPLLLLFPWLGARPSAVAKYQNIYLDRGLDVLTVNSDVWHFLWPRWGLEYAAEVLDILDDHRFKGRPLLVHAFSIGGYTFSQMLTQVVRAPDKYPGLAQRVVGHVYDSMVVGTLEHMATGLGKTMFPRVEPLVRHTAMFYFWLFKSKTVDYYDRAIKVIYDNPITAPALFFFCENDALCDPVAVEAIIDTWRRRGVTVDAKKWKESVHAGHLRCHPEEYLSTLERCLNLPLIRSKM; from the exons ATGTCTGTGATGGTGGGACGGGTCAATGTCCAGAGGGTGACGCGAAGCATCACATACTACTACACCAGCCGGACGCCATGGGGCAATTCCTCGTCCCACTCTCCTCCCACcctgtcccctctcccctctaaGACGGACACTCCTCCCACCTCCCGCCCCAATCTATCAGACTTGCCCTCCCACCCTGTCGTGAGCTCATCTCTCACACCTTCCACTTCGGATGTACCAAAACATTCGGCGTCCTTGACCTCCACTCCTACCCGTCCCCTTCTACTCCTTTTTCCGTGGCTCGGTGCCCGGCCCAGCGCTGTGGCAAAGTACCAAAACATCTACCTGGACCGCGGCCTGGACGTCCTGACGGTGAATAGCGACGTGTGGCACTTTCTGTGGCCCCGCTGGGGGCTGGAGTATGCGGCAGAGGTCCTGGACATCCTGGATGACCATCGTTTCAAAGGGCGCCCCCTTCTGGTTCATGCCTTCTCCATCGGCGGGTACACCTTCTCCCAAATGCTTACCCAGGTGGTCCGGGCACCAGACAAGTACCCGGGCCTGGCCCAGCGGGTTGTGGGACATGTGTACGACAGCATGGTGGTCGGGACGCTGGAGCACATGGCTACGG gtttgGGCAAGACTATGTTCCCTCGCGTGGAGCCGTTGGTGCGACATACCGCCATGTTCTACTTCTGGCTATTCAAGTCCAAAACGGTGGACTACTATGACCGGGCCATCAAGGTGATCTACGACAACCCCATCACCGCCCCCGCCCTCTTCTTCTTCTGCGAAAACGATGCGCTGTGTGACCCCGTCGCCGTGGAGGCCATCATCGACacgtggaggaggaggggcgtCACCGTGGATGCCAAGAAGTGGAAGGAGTCTGTCCACGCCGGTCACCTGCGCTGTCACCCAGAGGAGTACCTCTCCACGTTGGAGAGATGTTTGAATCTGCCCCTGATCAGGTCCAAGATGT
- the si:dkey-5i3.5 gene encoding uncharacterized protein si:dkey-5i3.5 isoform X2, producing the protein MSVLIAPASTIRGDTASHRYSLSDLDMSVMVGRVNVQRVTRSITYYYTSRTPWGNSSSHSPPTLSPLPSKTDTPPTSRPNLSDLPSHPVVSSSLTPSTSDVPKHSASLTSTPTRPLLLLFPWLGARPSAVAKYQNIYLDRGLDVLTVNSDVWHFLWPRWGLEYAAEVLDILDDHRFKGRPLLVHAFSIGGYTFSQMLTQVVRAPDKYPGLAQRVVGHVYDSMVVGTLEHMATGLGKTMFPRVEPLVRHTAMFYFWLFKSKTVDYYDRAIKVIYDNPITAPALFFFCENDALCDPVAVEAIIDTWRRRGVTVDAKKWKESVHAGHLRCHPEEYLSTLERCLNLPLIRSKM; encoded by the exons TTACTCCCTATCTGATTTAGACATGTCTGTGATGGTGGGACGGGTCAATGTCCAGAGGGTGACGCGAAGCATCACATACTACTACACCAGCCGGACGCCATGGGGCAATTCCTCGTCCCACTCTCCTCCCACcctgtcccctctcccctctaaGACGGACACTCCTCCCACCTCCCGCCCCAATCTATCAGACTTGCCCTCCCACCCTGTCGTGAGCTCATCTCTCACACCTTCCACTTCGGATGTACCAAAACATTCGGCGTCCTTGACCTCCACTCCTACCCGTCCCCTTCTACTCCTTTTTCCGTGGCTCGGTGCCCGGCCCAGCGCTGTGGCAAAGTACCAAAACATCTACCTGGACCGCGGCCTGGACGTCCTGACGGTGAATAGCGACGTGTGGCACTTTCTGTGGCCCCGCTGGGGGCTGGAGTATGCGGCAGAGGTCCTGGACATCCTGGATGACCATCGTTTCAAAGGGCGCCCCCTTCTGGTTCATGCCTTCTCCATCGGCGGGTACACCTTCTCCCAAATGCTTACCCAGGTGGTCCGGGCACCAGACAAGTACCCGGGCCTGGCCCAGCGGGTTGTGGGACATGTGTACGACAGCATGGTGGTCGGGACGCTGGAGCACATGGCTACGG gtttgGGCAAGACTATGTTCCCTCGCGTGGAGCCGTTGGTGCGACATACCGCCATGTTCTACTTCTGGCTATTCAAGTCCAAAACGGTGGACTACTATGACCGGGCCATCAAGGTGATCTACGACAACCCCATCACCGCCCCCGCCCTCTTCTTCTTCTGCGAAAACGATGCGCTGTGTGACCCCGTCGCCGTGGAGGCCATCATCGACacgtggaggaggaggggcgtCACCGTGGATGCCAAGAAGTGGAAGGAGTCTGTCCACGCCGGTCACCTGCGCTGTCACCCAGAGGAGTACCTCTCCACGTTGGAGAGATGTTTGAATCTGCCCCTGATCAGGTCCAAGATGT